In one Streptomyces sp. NBC_01241 genomic region, the following are encoded:
- a CDS encoding transposase: MNASVKRAIATIDEDAWPAIRYPKAVWDDEDQCWISDVEISEVPDHTAFTSKPKKKQVTARLLVRRVKRPNLDAQVHEQSDLFTTYRYHCAFTDSPLTLVDAEKDHRRHAIVEQLIADVKGGPLARLPSGDFQANAAWLAIAAITHNLMRALGALASTFHTRATTTALRGQLINVPARIARGARRLTLHRPRNWPW, translated from the coding sequence ATGAACGCCTCCGTCAAGAGGGCGATCGCCACCATCGACGAGGACGCCTGGCCCGCGATCCGCTACCCGAAGGCGGTATGGGACGACGAGGACCAGTGCTGGATCTCGGACGTGGAGATCTCCGAGGTCCCCGACCACACCGCGTTCACGTCCAAGCCGAAGAAGAAGCAGGTCACCGCCCGTCTGCTCGTGCGCCGCGTCAAGCGACCCAACCTCGATGCCCAAGTCCATGAACAGAGCGACCTGTTCACCACCTACCGCTATCACTGCGCGTTCACCGACTCCCCGCTCACGCTGGTCGACGCCGAGAAGGACCACCGCCGGCACGCCATCGTGGAGCAGTTGATCGCGGACGTGAAGGGCGGTCCGCTGGCCCGCCTGCCTTCCGGCGACTTCCAGGCCAACGCCGCCTGGCTCGCCATCGCAGCGATCACTCACAACCTGATGCGCGCCCTGGGCGCCCTGGCCTCCACCTTCCACACCAGAGCGACCACCACGGCCCTGCGCGGCCAACTCATCAACGTCCCGGCCCGGATCGCACGCGGAGCCCGTCGCCTGACACTCCATCGGCCCCGGAACTGGCCCTGGTAG
- the ychF gene encoding redox-regulated ATPase YchF, with amino-acid sequence MSTSIGIVGLPNVGKSTLFNALTKNDVLAANYPFATIEPNVGVVGVPDARLNKLAEIFGSQRLLPATVDFVDIAGIVRGASEGEGLGNKFLANIRESDAICQVIRAFKDENVVHVDGKVSPKDDIETINTELILADLQSVEKAVPRLTKESRLQKEKIAVLAAVEEAQKILESGQTLFSAGITAGTEKGKLLHELHLLTTKPFLYVFNVDEDELVDEDFKNEQRSLVAPAEAIFLNAKIESELIELDDDEALELLQSMGQEEPGLATLGRVGFDTLGLQTYLTAGPKEARAWTIKKGATAPEAAGVIHTDFQKGFIKAEIVSFEDLVETGSVAEARAKGKARMEGKDYVMQDGDVVEFRFNV; translated from the coding sequence ATGAGTACTAGCATCGGAATCGTTGGCCTGCCGAATGTCGGCAAGTCGACCCTGTTCAACGCCCTGACCAAGAACGACGTGCTGGCGGCCAACTACCCGTTCGCCACGATCGAGCCGAACGTGGGCGTCGTCGGCGTCCCGGACGCCCGCCTGAACAAGCTGGCGGAGATCTTCGGCTCGCAGCGCCTGCTCCCCGCGACGGTCGACTTCGTCGACATCGCCGGCATCGTGCGAGGCGCTTCGGAGGGTGAGGGCCTGGGTAACAAGTTCCTCGCGAACATCCGCGAGTCCGACGCGATCTGCCAGGTCATCCGCGCCTTCAAGGACGAGAACGTCGTCCACGTCGACGGCAAGGTCTCGCCCAAGGACGACATCGAGACGATCAACACTGAGCTGATCCTCGCCGACCTCCAGTCCGTCGAGAAGGCCGTCCCGCGCCTCACGAAGGAGTCCCGCCTCCAGAAGGAGAAGATCGCGGTCCTCGCCGCGGTCGAGGAGGCCCAGAAGATCCTCGAATCCGGCCAGACCCTCTTCTCCGCAGGGATCACCGCGGGCACGGAGAAGGGCAAGCTCCTCCACGAGCTGCACCTCCTCACCACCAAGCCCTTCCTCTACGTCTTCAACGTCGACGAGGACGAGCTGGTCGACGAGGACTTCAAGAACGAGCAGCGTTCCCTGGTCGCCCCCGCCGAGGCGATCTTCCTCAACGCCAAGATCGAGTCCGAGCTGATCGAGCTCGACGACGACGAGGCCCTCGAACTCCTCCAGTCCATGGGCCAGGAAGAGCCCGGCCTCGCCACCCTCGGCCGCGTCGGCTTCGACACCCTGGGCCTGCAGACCTACCTCACCGCAGGTCCGAAGGAAGCCCGAGCCTGGACGATCAAGAAGGGCGCCACGGCCCCCGAGGCGGCCGGTGTCATCCACACCGACTTCCAGAAGGGCTTCATCAAGGCGGAGATCGTCTCCTTCGAGGACCTGGTCGAAACAGGCTCGGTCGCCGAGGCCCGCGCCAAGGGCAAGGCCCGCATGGAGGGCAAGGACTACGTGATGCAGGACGGCGACGTGGTGGAGTTCCGCTTCAACGTCTGA
- a CDS encoding recombinase family protein: MTPDTLTGSSFPQQPKRAIIYVRVSRYRDKDEKISPELQIDACNTLAEREGMVVIDVLQDLNLSGKYFAKRQVEQITQRIKRGEADVILV; encoded by the coding sequence GTGACTCCAGACACGCTCACCGGCTCCTCGTTTCCACAGCAGCCCAAGCGCGCCATCATCTACGTGCGCGTATCACGGTACAGGGACAAGGACGAGAAGATCTCCCCCGAACTCCAGATCGATGCGTGCAACACGCTGGCGGAGCGCGAGGGCATGGTCGTCATCGACGTCCTGCAGGACCTCAACCTGAGTGGCAAGTACTTCGCGAAACGCCAGGTAGAGCAGATCACCCAACGGATCAAACGGGGCGAAGCGGACGTCATCCTGGTGTGA
- a CDS encoding DNA-binding protein has product MPGTLLLDSEGLSKLYRKDRTVVALVQAASEEGIRVATSAMTTLEADYERIHPARIKWVLSRVDVHDVTREVTDEAAALLRAHHLHGHKYAIDAAFAVIARNAPQPVTVLTSDPEDLTLLSGPSVEVVKV; this is encoded by the coding sequence ATGCCCGGCACCCTGCTGCTCGACAGCGAAGGACTCTCCAAGCTCTACCGCAAGGACCGCACCGTCGTAGCGCTGGTCCAGGCGGCATCAGAGGAAGGCATCCGCGTGGCCACCAGCGCCATGACCACTCTTGAGGCCGATTACGAGCGGATCCACCCGGCCCGCATCAAGTGGGTCCTCTCCCGCGTCGACGTTCACGACGTCACCAGAGAGGTCACCGACGAAGCCGCCGCCCTCCTTCGCGCCCATCATCTCCACGGCCACAAGTACGCCATCGACGCCGCCTTCGCCGTCATCGCCCGGAACGCGCCCCAGCCGGTCACCGTCCTCACTTCCGACCCCGAGGACCTGACACTCCTGTCCGGCCCTTCCGTAGAGGTCGTCAAGGTCTGA
- a CDS encoding IS110 family transposase, translated as MALVDETGKLVAKQRIKDDAGGFHQLLALLAEAGDCAQAPIPVAVETARGLLFACLRTTGRKVYSINPMAVARYRERHRSARAKSDHADAMTLANILRTDADVHRPLPADSELVRAIAVLARAQQDTVWNRAQLNNQLRSHLKQYYPAALAAFAVRGVGLDSREARAVLAVAPDPHTAARLTRARLRAALRRSGRQRNIEVWAERLRTIFTGDYLHQPSLIEQAMGRQTLALVAQLDAACRAADDLAEAAAEAFATHPDAEILGSFPGIGPLTGARVLAEIGDDRTRFADARALKAYAGSAPVTIASGKSHLVRHRRVKNQRLAAAGYVWIFGALPSPQVKAEYDRRRDLGDRHTAAMRNVFNRFLGCLYHCLQTGQKFDPGKAFPAASTAPVTLAA; from the coding sequence GTGGCGCTGGTCGACGAGACGGGAAAACTGGTCGCCAAGCAGCGCATCAAGGACGACGCGGGCGGTTTCCACCAGCTGCTTGCCCTGCTCGCTGAAGCCGGTGACTGCGCTCAAGCCCCGATACCGGTCGCGGTGGAGACCGCCCGCGGCCTGCTGTTCGCCTGCCTGCGCACCACCGGCCGCAAGGTGTACTCGATCAACCCGATGGCCGTGGCACGCTACCGCGAGCGGCACCGCAGCGCCCGCGCGAAGTCCGACCACGCCGACGCGATGACACTGGCCAACATCCTGCGGACCGACGCCGACGTGCACCGGCCCCTGCCCGCCGACTCCGAACTGGTACGGGCGATCGCCGTTCTCGCACGCGCCCAGCAGGACACGGTGTGGAACCGAGCCCAGCTCAACAACCAGCTGCGCTCGCACCTCAAGCAGTACTACCCGGCCGCCCTCGCTGCGTTCGCCGTCCGCGGCGTGGGCCTGGACTCCCGGGAGGCTCGCGCGGTCCTCGCCGTGGCACCCGACCCGCACACCGCCGCCCGCTTGACCCGTGCCCGACTGCGGGCCGCCCTGCGCAGATCCGGACGGCAACGGAACATCGAGGTCTGGGCGGAACGGCTGCGCACCATTTTCACCGGCGACTACCTGCACCAGCCGTCGCTCATCGAGCAGGCGATGGGGCGGCAAACCCTCGCACTGGTGGCCCAGCTGGATGCCGCCTGCCGGGCGGCCGACGACCTCGCCGAGGCTGCGGCCGAGGCGTTCGCCACGCATCCGGACGCCGAAATCCTGGGCAGCTTCCCCGGGATCGGGCCGCTCACCGGCGCACGCGTTCTGGCCGAGATCGGTGACGACCGCACCCGCTTCGCCGACGCCCGCGCCCTGAAGGCGTATGCCGGCTCGGCGCCGGTCACCATCGCCAGCGGCAAGAGCCACCTCGTGCGCCACCGGCGGGTGAAGAACCAGCGGCTGGCCGCCGCAGGCTACGTATGGATCTTCGGGGCACTGCCCTCCCCACAGGTCAAGGCCGAATACGACCGACGCCGGGACCTTGGGGACCGGCACACCGCCGCTATGCGCAACGTCTTCAACCGCTTCCTGGGGTGCCTCTACCACTGCCTGCAGACCGGGCAGAAGTTCGATCCCGGCAAGGCGTTCCCCGCCGCGTCCACGGCGCCGGTGACGCTCGCAGCTTGA
- the ltrA gene encoding group II intron reverse transcriptase/maturase, translating into MNTSELPLGSLRTERRVLEIQTKLHRWANDDPHRRFDDLYNLVCDPGFLAMAWERVAGNKGARSAGVDGMTVAFVRERIGEERFLAGLRDQLKSRSFRPVPVRERMIPKPGSRKRRRLGIPSVADRVVQASLKLVLEPIFEADFVPCSYGFRPNRRAHDAMAETRFLASKTYEWVLEGDITACFDEISHSVLMDRVRARIGDKRVLALVKAFLKAGILTEVGTSKETVTGTPQGGILSPLMSNVALSVLDEHFVKAPGGPQSTTKQRWTRRQKGLPNYRLIRYADDFVVLVSGTRAHTEALLPEVADVLSTVGLRLSEEKTLITHIDEGLDFLGWRIQRHRKRGTDRQYVYNYPAKKALRSIKAKTKTICRMNVSLPLAVLLHKLNQVLRGWTAYFRPGVSARAFQYLRMIVWRQVFGWLRRKHLGVGWKELRRRYCDGGWWPHDGEVVLFNPGSVVTTRYRPRGTTIPSPWPSTS; encoded by the coding sequence GTGAACACGAGTGAACTGCCGCTTGGTTCTCTGCGGACCGAGCGGCGGGTACTGGAGATCCAGACCAAGCTGCACCGTTGGGCGAACGACGATCCTCATCGTCGGTTCGACGATCTTTACAACCTCGTCTGCGATCCCGGCTTCCTGGCGATGGCCTGGGAGCGGGTCGCGGGGAACAAGGGCGCACGCTCGGCCGGAGTCGACGGGATGACCGTCGCCTTCGTCCGGGAACGGATCGGTGAGGAGCGGTTCCTCGCCGGGCTGCGGGACCAGTTGAAGTCCCGCAGCTTCCGCCCGGTCCCGGTCAGGGAACGGATGATCCCCAAGCCGGGGTCGCGCAAGCGGCGGCGCCTTGGGATTCCGTCCGTGGCCGATCGGGTGGTCCAGGCGTCTTTGAAGCTGGTGCTGGAGCCGATCTTCGAGGCGGACTTTGTGCCGTGCTCGTACGGCTTCCGCCCGAATCGGCGTGCGCACGACGCGATGGCCGAGACACGCTTTCTGGCATCCAAGACATATGAGTGGGTGCTGGAGGGCGACATCACGGCCTGTTTCGACGAGATCTCGCACTCGGTCCTGATGGACCGAGTGCGGGCTCGGATCGGGGACAAGCGTGTGCTCGCGCTGGTGAAGGCGTTCTTGAAAGCGGGCATCCTCACTGAGGTGGGCACCTCCAAGGAGACCGTCACCGGCACCCCACAGGGTGGGATTCTTTCGCCACTGATGAGCAATGTGGCTCTGTCGGTCCTAGACGAGCACTTCGTCAAGGCTCCGGGCGGGCCGCAGTCCACGACGAAGCAGCGGTGGACACGGCGCCAGAAGGGGCTGCCCAACTACCGGCTGATCCGGTACGCGGACGACTTCGTCGTTCTGGTGTCGGGCACCCGAGCGCACACCGAGGCGCTGCTTCCGGAAGTGGCGGACGTCCTCTCCACCGTCGGTCTTCGGCTGTCGGAGGAGAAGACGCTGATCACGCACATCGACGAGGGCCTCGACTTCCTCGGCTGGCGCATCCAGCGTCACCGGAAGCGGGGAACGGACCGGCAGTACGTCTACAACTACCCGGCCAAGAAGGCACTTCGGTCCATCAAGGCCAAGACGAAGACGATCTGCCGGATGAATGTCAGCCTGCCGCTGGCAGTTCTGCTGCACAAGCTCAACCAGGTGCTGCGGGGCTGGACCGCCTACTTTCGCCCCGGGGTATCTGCCCGGGCCTTCCAGTACCTCCGCATGATCGTCTGGCGGCAGGTCTTCGGATGGCTCCGGCGCAAACACCTCGGAGTCGGGTGGAAGGAACTCCGCCGCCGCTACTGCGACGGTGGATGGTGGCCGCACGACGGAGAAGTCGTCCTGTTCAACCCCGGGTCGGTAGTCACCACACGTTACCGACCCCGTGGAACGACGATTCCATCGCCATGGCCCAGTACAAGCTGA